One part of the Nocardioides zeae genome encodes these proteins:
- a CDS encoding DEAD/DEAH box helicase, which translates to MDGRGEHEAGHTASPAASLARLTSPHDRSERLRHVRVLPRREAVTAAWPDWVHPAVRDGYAAEGVAAPWAHQRTAADLAHGGTHVVLATGTASGKSMGYLLPALTTLLDARTSRGTRGASTLYVAPTKALASDQLAAVERLGTGVRAVTHDGDSPTELRDWTRDHAEYVLTNPDMLHHSLLPGHHRWPAFWRGLRYVVVDECHHYRGVFGAHVAQVLRRVRRIAAHHGSEPTFVLASATAAEPADTAHRLTGLDVVPVTEDASPRGSVTLGMWQPPLTSHQGENGAPVRRAAGSEAADLLTDLVVDGVRTLAFVRSRRGAEQVARTAREHLADVDPGLPARVSSYRGGYLPEERREIERALRSGELLGLAATNALELGIDVAGLDAVLVVGFPGTRAALWQQVGRAGRAQQDSLGLLVARDDPLDTFLVAHPEALLDAPVEQTVFDPDNPYVLAPHLCAAAADQPLTDADLPLFGPTAPVLLDQLLAAGLLRRRPAGYFWTDRRRASDLADLRSSGGAPVQLVEAGNGRVIGTVDAARAHGEAHEGAVYVHLGETWLVDSLDLDEHVAVLQRSDPPYSTSAREVTDIRIVEEQRGVDWGGCRLAFGTVDVSHQVVAFLRRREPGGEVIGEQALDLPVRSLRTAAVWWTVPPSVVADLEGRGVAAGDLPGAAHAAEHCSIGLLPLFATCDRWDIGGVSTVVHPDTGRLTVFVHDGHPGGAGFAERGFEAAPDWLRATRATIADCECTDGCPSCVQSPKCGNQNNPLDKHAALLLLDALLRHAPPPAPGGRAGPAGPARATPSTTASHPPG; encoded by the coding sequence ATGGACGGTCGCGGTGAGCACGAGGCGGGGCACACCGCCTCGCCCGCGGCGTCCCTGGCGCGCCTGACGTCGCCGCACGACCGCTCCGAGCGCCTGCGGCACGTCCGCGTGCTGCCCCGGCGGGAGGCCGTGACCGCCGCGTGGCCCGACTGGGTGCACCCCGCGGTGCGCGACGGGTACGCCGCGGAGGGGGTGGCCGCGCCCTGGGCCCACCAGCGGACCGCCGCGGACCTCGCCCACGGCGGGACCCACGTCGTGCTGGCCACGGGCACGGCGTCGGGCAAGTCGATGGGCTACCTCCTGCCGGCGCTCACGACCCTGCTCGACGCGCGCACCTCCCGCGGCACCCGCGGGGCGTCCACCCTCTACGTCGCGCCCACCAAGGCCCTGGCGTCCGACCAGCTCGCCGCCGTCGAGCGCCTCGGCACCGGCGTGCGCGCGGTCACGCACGACGGGGACAGCCCGACGGAGCTGCGGGACTGGACCCGGGACCACGCCGAGTACGTCCTCACCAACCCCGACATGCTCCACCACTCGCTCCTGCCCGGGCACCACCGATGGCCCGCGTTCTGGCGGGGGCTCCGGTACGTCGTGGTCGACGAGTGTCACCACTACCGCGGGGTCTTCGGCGCCCACGTCGCCCAGGTGCTGCGGCGGGTGCGGCGCATCGCGGCCCACCACGGCAGCGAGCCCACCTTCGTGCTCGCCTCGGCCACGGCGGCCGAGCCCGCCGACACCGCCCACCGGCTCACGGGTCTCGACGTCGTGCCGGTCACCGAGGACGCGTCGCCGCGGGGCAGCGTCACCCTCGGCATGTGGCAGCCGCCGCTGACGTCGCACCAGGGCGAGAACGGCGCACCAGTGCGCCGCGCCGCCGGCTCGGAGGCGGCCGACCTGCTCACCGACCTCGTCGTCGACGGAGTCCGCACGCTCGCCTTCGTGCGGTCGCGGCGGGGCGCCGAGCAGGTGGCCCGCACCGCGAGGGAGCACCTGGCCGACGTCGACCCGGGCCTGCCGGCGCGGGTCTCGTCGTACCGCGGCGGCTACCTGCCCGAGGAGCGGCGCGAGATCGAGCGGGCCCTGCGCTCCGGCGAGCTGCTGGGCCTCGCGGCCACGAACGCGCTGGAGCTCGGCATCGACGTGGCGGGCCTCGACGCCGTGCTCGTCGTCGGCTTCCCCGGGACGCGCGCGGCGCTGTGGCAGCAGGTCGGGCGCGCGGGCCGGGCGCAGCAGGACTCCCTGGGGCTGCTCGTCGCCCGCGACGACCCGCTCGACACCTTCCTCGTCGCCCACCCCGAGGCGCTCCTGGACGCGCCCGTCGAGCAGACGGTGTTCGACCCCGACAACCCCTACGTGCTGGCGCCGCACCTCTGCGCGGCCGCCGCCGACCAGCCGCTCACGGACGCCGACCTCCCGCTCTTCGGGCCGACGGCCCCGGTGCTCCTCGACCAGCTCCTCGCGGCCGGCCTGCTGCGGCGTCGGCCGGCGGGCTACTTCTGGACCGACCGACGGCGGGCGAGCGACCTCGCCGACCTGCGGTCGAGCGGCGGCGCGCCGGTGCAGCTCGTGGAGGCCGGGAACGGCCGCGTCATCGGCACGGTCGACGCCGCGCGGGCGCACGGCGAGGCGCACGAGGGCGCGGTCTACGTGCACCTGGGCGAGACCTGGCTCGTCGACAGCCTCGACCTCGACGAGCACGTGGCGGTGCTGCAGCGGTCGGACCCGCCGTACTCCACCTCCGCCCGCGAGGTGACCGACATCCGCATCGTCGAGGAGCAGCGCGGCGTCGACTGGGGCGGGTGCCGCCTCGCGTTCGGGACCGTCGACGTCAGCCACCAGGTGGTCGCCTTCCTCCGCCGTCGCGAGCCCGGGGGCGAGGTGATCGGCGAGCAGGCCCTCGACCTCCCCGTGCGGTCGCTCCGCACGGCCGCCGTGTGGTGGACCGTCCCGCCCTCCGTCGTCGCCGACCTCGAGGGCCGCGGGGTCGCCGCCGGGGACCTCCCCGGCGCCGCCCACGCGGCCGAGCACTGCTCCATCGGCCTGCTGCCGCTCTTCGCCACCTGCGACCGCTGGGACATCGGCGGCGTGTCGACCGTCGTCCACCCCGACACCGGGAGGCTGACCGTCTTCGTCCACGACGGCCACCCCGGTGGAGCGGGCTTCGCCGAGCGCGGCTTCGAGGCCGCGCCGGACTGGCTCCGCGCGACCCGGGCGACCATCGCGGACTGCGAGTGCACGGACGGCTGCCCGTCCTGCGTGCAGTCCCCGAAGTGCGGCAACCAGAACAACCCGCTGGACAAGCACGCGGCGCTGCTGCTGCTCGACGCGCTGCTGCGTCATGCGCCGCCCCCGGCGCCCGGCGGACGGGCCGGACCGGCCGGACCGGCGCGGGCCACGCCCTCGACGACGGCCTCCCACCCGCCCGGGTAG
- a CDS encoding Rv3654c family TadE-like protein — translation MSGHVHGDQRGAATVTALAMVAVLGAVAVVLAVGAGLFVEHRRAQAAADLAALAGAGAVAEGDPCAAAAATAGRNGAELTSCEVLDRDVRVVVAVRRDYPGGWEAVVEGVARAGPAGPARPPGAGGGA, via the coding sequence GTGTCGGGCCACGTCCACGGCGACCAACGCGGCGCGGCCACCGTGACGGCGCTGGCGATGGTTGCCGTCCTGGGCGCCGTCGCGGTGGTCCTCGCGGTGGGGGCGGGGTTGTTCGTCGAGCACCGCCGGGCCCAGGCGGCCGCCGACCTGGCGGCGCTCGCGGGTGCCGGTGCCGTCGCGGAGGGCGACCCGTGCGCGGCCGCCGCGGCGACGGCCGGGCGCAACGGCGCGGAGCTGACCTCCTGCGAGGTGCTGGACCGCGACGTGCGGGTGGTGGTGGCGGTGCGCCGGGACTACCCGGGCGGGTGGGAGGCCGTCGTCGAGGGCGTGGCCCGCGCCGGTCCGGCCGGTCCGGCCCGTCCGCCGGGCGCCGGGGGCGGCGCATGA
- a CDS encoding TadE family type IV pilus minor pilin: MGRRRPARSGCVLPARLRAGRRRDQRGAVTAETVMVLPLLVLVTLALTWMVGLALVQVQVVDAAREAARAAARDDGTAASVAAGRRVAPDGATVTVATGESEVTATVHVRVEGPSLLAWAPSVPLSATAVAAREEQ; this comes from the coding sequence ATGGGCCGGCGCCGACCCGCGCGGAGCGGGTGCGTCCTCCCGGCCCGCCTCCGCGCGGGTCGGCGCCGGGACCAGCGGGGAGCCGTCACGGCCGAGACCGTCATGGTGCTCCCGCTGCTGGTGCTCGTCACCCTGGCGCTGACGTGGATGGTCGGGCTGGCGCTCGTGCAGGTCCAGGTCGTCGACGCGGCGCGCGAGGCCGCCCGCGCCGCGGCGCGGGACGACGGCACGGCCGCGAGCGTCGCGGCGGGCCGGCGGGTGGCTCCGGACGGCGCGACGGTGACCGTGGCGACGGGGGAGTCCGAGGTGACCGCGACCGTGCACGTGCGGGTCGAGGGACCTTCCCTCCTCGCCTGGGCGCCCTCGGTGCCGCTGAGCGCAACCGCGGTGGCCGCCCGGGAGGAGCAGTGA
- a CDS encoding DUF4244 domain-containing protein: MHLTWSARRRVARLLGRSAGGARDQRGITTAEYAVGTAAGAGLAGLAYQLLTGGLGNQMLTSMFEHVLGLIGIG; this comes from the coding sequence ATGCACCTCACGTGGAGCGCGCGGCGACGCGTCGCGCGGCTGCTGGGCCGGAGCGCCGGTGGCGCCCGCGACCAGCGGGGGATCACGACGGCGGAGTACGCCGTGGGCACCGCCGCCGGGGCCGGCCTCGCCGGCCTGGCCTACCAGCTGCTCACCGGTGGTCTCGGCAACCAGATGCTGACGTCGATGTTCGAGCACGTGCTCGGACTCATCGGCATCGGCTGA
- a CDS encoding type II secretion system F family protein codes for MSDGTGLVLLAAVGAAAAVALAVPPRVGGPAPPAAGPPAPRDDRVRRLAPLWCASAALGVGTFLSGPLAWPAAAAAAVGLWVLLRRAEPAEARRRRARLVRELPAFVELFGAALASGSGPATALGAARAALPGAAADELAPVAARLELGLDAGEVWTRLAADSPGLAPLARVMARSHEAGMVVTDAVAALAEELDEQARARVEDRARAVGVRAAVPLGLCLLPAFLLLGIVPLVAAAVEGLRW; via the coding sequence GTGAGCGACGGGACCGGCCTCGTCCTCCTCGCGGCCGTGGGGGCCGCGGCGGCGGTCGCCCTCGCCGTACCGCCGCGGGTCGGCGGGCCCGCACCGCCCGCCGCCGGTCCGCCGGCCCCGCGGGACGACCGTGTGCGGCGGCTGGCCCCGCTCTGGTGTGCCTCCGCCGCCCTCGGTGTCGGCACCTTCCTCAGCGGGCCGCTCGCGTGGCCTGCGGCCGCAGCCGCCGCGGTGGGGCTGTGGGTGCTGCTGCGGCGGGCGGAGCCGGCGGAGGCGCGGCGACGACGAGCCCGCCTGGTGCGCGAGCTCCCGGCCTTCGTCGAGCTGTTCGGGGCGGCGCTGGCGTCGGGCTCCGGGCCCGCCACGGCGCTCGGAGCGGCGCGTGCGGCGCTACCGGGCGCTGCCGCCGACGAGCTCGCCCCCGTCGCCGCTCGCCTGGAGCTGGGCCTCGACGCGGGCGAGGTGTGGACCCGGCTCGCGGCGGACAGCCCGGGGCTGGCGCCGCTCGCGCGCGTCATGGCGCGCTCGCACGAGGCGGGCATGGTCGTCACCGACGCCGTGGCCGCCCTGGCCGAGGAGCTCGACGAGCAGGCGCGCGCCCGGGTCGAGGACCGTGCGCGGGCGGTGGGCGTCCGCGCGGCCGTTCCCCTCGGGTTGTGCCTGCTGCCGGCGTTTCTCCTGCTCGGGATCGTGCCGCTCGTCGCGGCCGCTGTGGAGGGACTGCGGTGGTGA
- a CDS encoding type II secretion system F family protein gives MSAVPDAGGLLLAATAAATAVLVGWRPSPATPPGRAGPVAGGGAGPAPRRRTAVAAAVAAAGTAAAVVGGVRAAVWALLATGVVLGARTLLRRRREGRAAARNRERVVGLCELLAGELRAGRAPSVALAAAGEEWPAVDAVRRADALGADTVAAWRALAATPGADALDLVAAAWQISARTGAGLADALARVARLVRGTEATRRVVASELASARATARLMAGLPLVALLVGGTTGGNPVHFLLVTPLGLGCLAAGLAFGAAGLLWIERIADDVLEVR, from the coding sequence GTGAGCGCCGTCCCCGACGCCGGTGGACTGCTGCTCGCCGCGACGGCGGCGGCCACCGCGGTGCTGGTCGGGTGGCGACCGAGCCCGGCGACGCCTCCCGGGCGCGCGGGGCCGGTGGCGGGTGGAGGGGCCGGGCCCGCACCTCGTCGGCGCACCGCCGTCGCCGCGGCGGTCGCCGCGGCGGGCACGGCGGCGGCCGTGGTCGGCGGGGTCCGGGCCGCGGTGTGGGCGCTGCTGGCCACCGGTGTCGTGCTGGGAGCGCGCACCCTCCTGCGGCGTCGGCGCGAGGGCCGGGCGGCCGCGCGTAACCGGGAGCGGGTCGTCGGCCTCTGCGAGCTCCTGGCGGGCGAGCTGCGGGCGGGCCGTGCGCCGTCCGTCGCCCTCGCGGCGGCGGGCGAGGAGTGGCCCGCCGTCGACGCCGTGCGTCGCGCCGACGCCCTCGGGGCCGACACCGTCGCCGCGTGGCGGGCCCTGGCCGCCACGCCCGGCGCGGACGCGCTGGACCTGGTCGCCGCGGCGTGGCAGATCAGCGCCCGCACGGGTGCCGGGCTCGCTGACGCCCTCGCACGGGTCGCCCGGCTCGTGCGCGGGACGGAGGCGACCCGTCGTGTGGTCGCCTCCGAGCTCGCCTCGGCTCGAGCCACGGCGCGTCTCATGGCGGGCCTGCCCCTCGTCGCCCTCCTCGTCGGCGGCACGACGGGCGGCAACCCGGTCCACTTCCTCCTCGTCACGCCCCTGGGGCTCGGCTGCCTGGCGGCCGGGCTGGCGTTCGGCGCGGCCGGCCTGCTGTGGATCGAGCGCATCGCGGACGACGTCCTGGAGGTCCGGTGA
- a CDS encoding TadA family conjugal transfer-associated ATPase, with amino-acid sequence MRRRRPGPTAAELRAAPPPPTRPVLVTRAAALAARVERLAAASGTSLHVTAGATEALAAWRRAPLVLVGQDVAVELAERRPARRAEVHVVASAEVGQEALRAALGLGAEGVVVLPDGEAWLGELLAAQEAVPHAARTVAVAGATGGAGATTLACLLGLLAAEDAPALVVDLDPAGAGVDRVLGLETVAGIRWSALDDVVGRLSGPALRDALPGRGGLRVLAWDDAGRGTGGGRGRADRPLPHPAVLAEVLAAAAKAHATVVVDVGRREDAGGRRRARPQRPRGGRGAGHRTGTGGRGPPGRRPRRPRPGGRGAPRAGRGRGRRGGCRRSPRRRAPARASPRGRGRPSRHRWPPAIAGPRPRWSRRARPAPRARAAVVGGRGGMSAAVGAVGPLVDLVRERLAGEGGDVTPARVAAALRAQGRPVGDATVLAVHEELRREVLGAGPLDPLLLRPGVSDVLVNGPAEVYVDVGRGLELTDVRFPDEAAVRRLAQRLAAQAGRRLDDAVPHVDARLADGTRFHAVLAPVARPGTLVSLRVPPRGRFGLEDLEARGAVSGPGARLLRRVVARRLAFLVSGGTGTGKTTLLGALLGLVPHDERIVLVEDASELRPDHPHVVALEARPPNVEGAGEVTVRTLVRQALRMRPDRLVVGEVRGAEVVDLLAALNTGHEGGCGTIHANGAGDVVARIEALAQAAGLSRAAAHAQVAAALDVVLHVARGRDGRRRLAQVAVPVRRDDGLVETRVAVAFDAAGRLVEHAGVDRLARLLDRDAGEPS; translated from the coding sequence ATGAGACGCCGTCGCCCCGGTCCGACCGCCGCCGAGCTCCGCGCTGCCCCGCCGCCCCCGACCCGCCCGGTGCTCGTGACCCGGGCGGCCGCGCTGGCGGCCCGGGTGGAGCGCCTGGCCGCGGCGTCCGGCACCAGCCTGCACGTGACCGCCGGTGCCACCGAGGCGCTGGCCGCCTGGCGCCGGGCCCCGCTCGTGCTGGTCGGCCAGGACGTCGCGGTCGAGCTCGCGGAGCGGCGCCCGGCGCGGCGCGCGGAGGTGCACGTGGTCGCGAGCGCGGAGGTCGGGCAGGAGGCGCTGCGAGCGGCGCTGGGGCTCGGGGCCGAGGGCGTGGTGGTGCTGCCCGACGGCGAGGCGTGGCTGGGGGAGCTGCTGGCCGCGCAGGAGGCGGTGCCGCACGCCGCGCGCACCGTCGCGGTGGCCGGGGCGACGGGCGGTGCCGGGGCGACGACGCTGGCCTGCCTGCTGGGGCTCCTCGCCGCCGAGGACGCTCCGGCCCTCGTGGTGGACCTCGACCCGGCCGGAGCGGGCGTCGACCGGGTGCTCGGCCTGGAGACGGTCGCGGGCATCCGCTGGTCCGCGCTGGACGACGTCGTCGGCCGCCTCAGCGGTCCGGCGCTGCGTGACGCGCTGCCCGGTCGCGGAGGCCTGCGGGTGCTCGCCTGGGACGACGCGGGCCGCGGCACCGGTGGTGGACGGGGGCGTGCGGACCGGCCGCTGCCCCACCCCGCGGTGCTGGCCGAGGTGCTGGCGGCGGCTGCGAAGGCGCACGCCACGGTCGTCGTCGACGTCGGGCGCCGCGAGGACGCCGGTGGCCGACGACGTGCTCGCCCGCAGCGACCTCGCGGTGGTCGTGGTGCCGGGCACCGCACCGGGACTGGTGGCCGCGGGCCTCCGGGTCGACGGCCTCGGCGCCCGCGTCCCGGTGGGCGTGGTGCTCCGCGGGCGGGCCGCGGACGAGGCCGTCGTGGCGGGTGCCGTCGGAGCCCCCGTCGTCGCGCGCCTGCCCGAGCGTCGCCGCGCGGTCGAGGACGTCCATCTCGGCATCGGTGGCCTCCGGCCATCGCGGGGCCTCGTCCGCGCTGGTCGCGACGTGCTCGCCCTGCTCCCCGAGCACGCGCCGCGGTGGTCGGCGGGAGGGGCGGCATGAGCGCCGCGGTGGGCGCGGTCGGCCCGCTGGTCGACCTCGTGCGCGAGCGGCTCGCCGGTGAGGGTGGCGACGTCACGCCGGCACGGGTCGCGGCCGCGCTGCGGGCCCAGGGCCGCCCGGTCGGCGACGCGACGGTGCTCGCCGTGCACGAGGAGCTGCGTCGGGAGGTGCTCGGGGCCGGCCCGCTCGACCCGCTCCTCCTCCGGCCCGGCGTCTCGGACGTCCTCGTCAACGGCCCGGCGGAGGTCTACGTCGACGTCGGTCGCGGTCTCGAGCTCACCGACGTCCGGTTCCCGGACGAGGCCGCCGTGCGGCGGCTCGCGCAGCGTCTCGCCGCGCAGGCCGGCCGGCGGCTCGACGACGCGGTGCCCCACGTGGACGCCCGCCTCGCCGACGGCACGCGCTTCCACGCCGTGCTGGCGCCGGTCGCGCGCCCGGGCACGTTGGTCAGCCTCCGGGTGCCGCCGCGCGGCCGGTTCGGGCTCGAGGACCTCGAGGCCCGCGGTGCGGTCAGCGGGCCCGGGGCGCGCCTGCTGCGGCGCGTCGTCGCCCGGCGGCTCGCGTTCCTCGTCAGCGGCGGCACCGGCACGGGCAAGACGACCCTGCTGGGCGCCCTGCTCGGCCTGGTGCCCCACGACGAGCGGATCGTCCTCGTGGAGGACGCGAGCGAGCTGCGGCCCGACCACCCCCACGTGGTCGCCCTCGAGGCCCGCCCCCCGAACGTCGAGGGCGCCGGCGAGGTCACCGTCCGCACGCTCGTGCGGCAGGCGCTCCGCATGCGACCGGACCGCCTGGTCGTGGGCGAGGTCCGCGGCGCCGAGGTGGTCGACCTGCTGGCGGCGCTCAACACCGGCCACGAGGGCGGCTGCGGCACCATCCACGCCAACGGGGCGGGCGACGTCGTCGCCCGCATCGAGGCGCTCGCCCAGGCAGCCGGGCTCAGCCGGGCGGCGGCGCACGCGCAGGTCGCCGCCGCGCTCGACGTCGTGCTCCACGTCGCACGCGGCCGTGACGGCCGCCGGCGGCTCGCCCAGGTCGCCGTGCCCGTACGCCGCGACGACGGCCTCGTCGAGACCCGGGTCGCCGTCGCGTTCGACGCCGCCGGTCGCCTCGTCGAGCACGCGGGTGTCGACCGGCTCGCGCGCCTGCTCGACCGCGACGCGGGGGAGCCGTCGTGA